The genomic interval ACGAAAATATACGTATTGTTTTGGCTGACCCAGAGATTGAACTGAAGCCCACTATCTGAACTATAACACTTAACACAAATATAAAGGTCCAGAATAGTGGTTCCCAAATGTTTTTGGACTGCTCCCCCCTTGACACCAGGTCACATTCCTTGCatcacccatcacacacacatcacaacaaACATACACCCCTTTCTACTGAAAATTCCAGCGAACTTTGGCCTCAGCTCAAATGTCATTTTAAAGTGAAACCAATCCTTCCTCCACAATTCTTGTTTCTTCATTACTagtattttaatcaaaaataaatatcctGAAGTCTGTCAGACATGTCTCAGTGCAGCTCATCCAGGTGTAAGCAATATACATGAATGTCATCATCTGGTATGTGCTTTTCCTTCTCTAGTTCAGAGTGGCTGGAAAAATGGAAGAACTAATGACTGCTTATGTTACATTTGAATAACTGCAACTTGGACAGAAATGTGGAGGGGGCTGATTTTACTTTGATAAAGTTTCATCTTTTTTCCTTGCAGTTTGCCAATCAACTTTATTGAACAATATCTGTCATAGAAGCAATGTCATGCTTGATGTTTCTTAGTTCATCACAAAGAACAGAATAAGAGAGTCTTGCAAGAATTCAACAACTATTTTAAAAAGGGAATAGAAACTTTCATACAGTTTCTCTTTGACAGCCATTGAATTTCTCTCTGCAACAACATATGTTCAAAATCTTCATCTTCAGTGCAAAACTTTTGAAACAGTGAGGAATTGAGAGCATGCCTCTCATGTGCTCTGATAATGTTAACTCTAACACTTAAGTTATTTGAAACAAGATGTTGCTTGTGGTTTATAGGGTGTGCTGTAAACACGCTAGATAATAGCTTTTCAATAAACTGATAAAGCAGTGATGACaacctgtgtatatgcatgtacaacataatgtagacacatacatacacatatatgtacacacacatgtgtgtattgatAAATTTGTATACGTAAAGCAAACAATTATAGGGCGACTTTCATAACACAGAAAACTTACACTGGTAGTCTTGAATCTTAGTTTGCCAATATTGAAAGGGTATGCAATACTCTAACTTCTAAAGAACAGAAATTTATCAATTGAGTCTACAAACTGATTTTGGCTCTCATTTGAAGCCAGTTTATTCTACTTATGCTgaaaatctttattattgttcCTTGATAAGCTTTtcaagattcttttctactctaggcacaaggcctgaaattttgggggaggggaccagttgattagatcgaccccagtatgcaactaatacttaatttatcgaccccgaaaggatgaaaggcaaagttgacctcagcagaatttgaactcagaatgtaaagacagacgaaataccgctaagcatttcgcctggtgtgctaatgtttctgccagctcaccaccttataagcTTTTCAAGATTAAAATGTGTGATATagcttaatatttttttgttttgtttttaatttatttttacatcattcatcatcatcatcatcatcgtttaacgtccgctttccatgctagcatgggttggacgatttgactgaggactggtgaaaccggatggcaacaccaggctccagtctgatttggcagagtttctacagctggatgcccttcctaacgccaaccactccaagttgcAGTAAAACTTATTTCAAATGTCTTTGTTTATTGTCTGGTGTcatgtataaaatacacatactAATAGCATAGAGAACAAGTGTGATGTAACCTTATATGGAATAAATTTGTATCATTATCAGCTAGAGTACATGATGACAGAAACTAAATCCTTCAAACATTGTTTTATTAAAAATCTAATGTTTACAATCTGTGAAATTTGTTCATCATTAACAActcatataaacaaaatacaagtatatataatactTCACAAATTAAATTCATCATAATATTGTTATACTAATAAATTATGTTGTCATCAAAAAACTAAATTGTAAATGAAACAGAAGGAAAATCGCAAATTGCATAGTTTATAAAGTTCTGAAAAcaacaattattaatttttttttttttcatttcattaattttggATTTAATTATTGGCTATTCCAAGTGACTGATTgttaaattcttcaattttttttcttttcttctttgcagAAAGAGCAAATGACTAATGGCCAAACAGAAGGAACCAGAGTTTGATGCCAGTCAAGATGGTTGACAGGGTCTCCAGCAGTCCATCCCGCATCCCAATCCCAGTATCTTGCAGTCTGCATAAAAGCTCTGCTAGCAGTAATGGCAAGTTACGTCGTCCTTCAGATGTTAACCCTAAACACAACGACAGCTATGTAAAGGCCATGTGCTTTGAGAACGGTATCTTGGATGCCGTGGCTCAGTGCACACCCAATGCAACCACTAAAAAAGAATCCCCAAAAGAAGGAACTCCTGCAGAGTCTCCAGGCAAAGGAACTGGTTTTGAGACATTTGTCATGACAGGTGATATGATCATTAAGACAACAGCTCCTCACAAATCTCCCAAAAAGGTAGACAGTCCCAAAAAGGTGCCTTATAAGCAAATGGTTTATGGCAGTAATattgcagaagaagaagaagaagaagaagaagaagaagatgaggatgAAGAAATTTGTCTCATCTCTGCAGAGTTCAATCGCATAGCAGCCGagaagaaagtaaatgaaaacagGGTAGTAGGGGCACCCCGGCATCACTCTTTTAGCGGGCCTGATAACCCCAAAACAGTACACACACCTCTTGGTCGGGTTGAGTCTGCTCCTGCAGACAATAGAAATGATGGTAACATGAACTGGCCATCACCACCTCTTTCTATGTCAAGTCCTCCCATTGCAAGTCCAGAGGAGTTCATTCCGTCTCTGCGGCAAACTCCCTCCAGTTCTATGGAATCTTGGGATCAGTTTGAACCCCATCCTCTTGACCCTGCCAACCATCAatattatcagcaacaacaatgcaCACAACTATTCACAATGAAGGAGAGCTCCAAACGAAGTCTCTCAAATAGTGATTCTGAGCCCAGTCCTGAGGTAGTGGAGTCTTCAGATGATAAAAGCAGCacaatggcatcatcatcatcagacaaTGAAGTAAAATCGAATATAGTAACCAGTAAAAGTGCTGAAAAAATAGTTGCTGCTTCAAGAGGCAGTCATTCATTGGTTCGTACAAGTAAAAGCCATGAAAACTATCTACAGTCAGGCACTGATATCACATTAGTCAGCATTGATATAGATGATGATAATTTGGCTTATTCTCTAGATACTCTTGCATATCAGAGCTCTGGATCCTCTCTGGAGAAATTAGGTGATAAGGATGGACTGGTGCCTGTTTCAAGGAGTCTGCAGAGCTCACCGGAACGGAAATCAAGTGAAAAATCATCTGATCGTGTCTTCATGCCAGGTTTCATAAGCCTTGATGAGCCACGGGCTATCAAACCTAAAGGTAAGGAGACTAAAACAAAAGATGCTGCTTCCACTTGTTCTAAAGTGGATTCCTCAGTTGAAGGTGCTACAGACTCAAACATTCCTTCAGGAGTATGTAATGACGGTGGACCTCTTTCCAGTCTTCTAGAACCACAGTCACCAGTCTCTTCAGAGGCAACTGATAGGAAAATAGAAGCACCAACTTCTAACCTTGTAGCATCAATACTTAATTCCCGCATTGGTGTTGAGTCTGCTGAGGAGAGTGTATCAAAGGAAGTTTTTATAGGAGTAGACAATAAACCTGATTTCATAACTAGTCTTCGAGAAACTGTGGAACCTGGCAATGAACATTCAGATTCTGATTGCTTATATCACCAACCATTCAAAAGTGTGGATCGTCCATCAGCTGCTCGCTTAGCTAAACGGCTTTACAATTTGGATGGATTTCGTAAATCTGATGTCTCAAGACATCTCTGTAAAAAgtgagtatatttataaaatttcccATATTAGCCTTTTTGGAAATAGTTTTTTTCATTTAGGTATTTCTCTTCTCTGGTGCTAAACTATTGTTTTAACTGTTTTATTCTGTAATCCAGGATAAAAGACTAGAATGTCAACTGTAGCTAAAACTTTTAGAACTGGTTAAATTTGTAAGTaaatttattagatttatttttatttatagaaaatgttatatttaatgaaTCATTTCCTATAATACTGACATCTTAAGTTTAAAGATTATTTTGCTGATGAAAGGCGATATAGCTGTAAAAATTCATTTGTTAAATGATATTGTTGCAAGATAgaataaaaggatgaaaagaaagttTTCACTAGGTATTTCagtatttccatttttaaaaaatgctttgttAGGAATAGAGAACAAGTGTAGTTATGATCTGTAGATATatgatgttagtgtgtgtgtttttggtggTAGTACTAGTATACAAAGATTGGTGGAGTCAAGTTTTCAGTATGTTAAgctgtttcaatatatttgttgaaaaaaaatctcttttttgACAGAAATCAATTGACAGTCAAAGTCAGTTTTCAGGCAAATAAGGTGAGGAGGTATGACTATCAATGTATAAGCAATTCATGTGTCTCTGCAGAAAATTGTAGGGTAAATTTGGCAGTGATTAGTTACCTCTTGAGAGGATAGaaagagaactgatttatttttattactaagaATTCAATGATTTTGCaatcttaaaataaattttggtaaTACTGTATAACTAATGGTGCATTCAGTACAGAATCAGTTTCAGCAAGAAGTTGAGATTTTAGTCTCCTGATTTGTTGAAAATAGATGGGAAGATTGAATTacactaaattaaaaacaaaatactaaattatACTATGAGAAATGTTAAAACTTGATAATTGGTAGGTATTTAATTGCAGAAAAGCAGAAAAAGGTTGAAGCAAGAGGACACTGgaaattgttttttattcattatttatttatttatttatttatttatttatttatttataaagccGAGAGATTAGGCTAGTACAATTAATGCAGAAGCATTTTTGAAGATTCAAAAGTTTGCAGAAGAAAAAGTAGTAAACCTATTttctttctgtacatttttacatttttattggtAACAATTTAATAGAACTCACCACTTCAACTGGAATTTCTTGAGGTTTTTCATTgatgttcatttttttctgttaagaAATACCATACATTAGATACTACTGGCAATGCAAATGATTTTGtcagtttatttgtgtatgtatacatgtgtatcagtatttatctatatgtatctatatttatatatccttttataccagcatatttacattcttttctccttcctaaccaccttctctctctcctaaCCTTTCTCGTATCCCCCCCCCTGAAGAAATTTATTCCCAATGCACAGCACCTAacgcaggtgttttctactatagacatggTTGACAAAAACCTTGCCTGAGATTTCTTTCATTGATAAAGACTGTTATGGAAaacgtgtctgcgtgtgtgtttacatttggtttcttttgtctttatttttgtaatgcgataaatatattgataaaataagtgtccaTATGaattctgtgtggtaagaagtttgcttcccaaccacatggttccaggttctaaAACTCTTTAAAGTAGAACCccaacatatctacatatctaaaACAGTTTATCTTTCAGTTCATGATGATCTTATAAGGCATTTGAGCCTGGTTATAGGTAATAGCTTGTATGAGTAGCTGTGAAACTTTATTGCATTTCATATAAAGCTTGTGAAAGTTTCATTTACCTGTGGTTTAAGCCAAATGTTATAAAACAATACTCAAGTTGTGCAACAAACAAATGGAGATGACTGTATTTAGagtaaagataatttttttaataatccaTACTTCATTAAGTTGGTGTACTTAAAGAGCTGGGCTGCCAAATTCTTGTGTTTTCAAGGCTTGGCAAATGTTCTGTTGTATCTTTCTCTTCCAttccatgtatattgtttttgctcaGTTTTATTAAAACGTCTTCATCCATGGAGTGTAGCTTGTCTGATGACTGCCAGTAACTTGTACAGAAAATAACCTTAAAGCCTGAGCAGGAAGCATTTCAGCCACATTTTGACTGTGGTATGCTGTTTAACCCAGGGATACAGTTCCAGTTTAGCCATTGATAAATA from Octopus bimaculoides isolate UCB-OBI-ISO-001 chromosome 5, ASM119413v2, whole genome shotgun sequence carries:
- the LOC106883364 gene encoding PH and SEC7 domain-containing protein isoform X2 — encoded protein: MPVKMVDRVSSSPSRIPIPVSCSLHKSSASSNGKLRRPSDVNPKHNDSYVKAMCFENGILDAVAQCTPNATTKKESPKEGTPAESPGKGTGFETFVMTGDMIIKTTAPHKSPKKVDSPKKVPYKQMVYGSNIAEEEEEEEEEEDEDEEICLISAEFNRIAAEKKVNENRVVGAPRHHSFSGPDNPKTVHTPLGRVESAPADNRNDGNMNWPSPPLSMSSPPIASPEEFIPSLRQTPSSSMESWDQFEPHPLDPANHQYYQQQQCTQLFTMKESSKRSLSNSDSEPSPEVVESSDDKSSTMASSSSDNEVKSNIVTSKSAEKIVAASRGSHSLVRTSKSHENYLQSGTDITLVSIDIDDDNLAYSLDTLAYQSSGSSLEKLGDKDGLVPVSRSLQSSPERKSSEKSSDRVFMPGFISLDEPRAIKPKGKETKTKDAASTCSKVDSSVEGATDSNIPSGVCNDGGPLSSLLEPQSPVSSEATDRKIEAPTSNLVASILNSRIGVESAEESVSKEVFIGVDNKPDFITSLRETVEPGNEHSDSDCLYHQPFKSVDRPSAARLAKRLYNLDGFRKSDVSRHLCKKNDFSNLVAEEYLQFFDFTGNTLDVALRTFLKQFSLIGETQERERVLAHFSKRYMTTNPDTYNSEDACHTLTCAIMLLNTDLHGQNVGRKMNCNEFIENLCELNDGDNFPKEDLRQIYAAIKMEPIEWAPDDDLQDNETTVTNDRRQVPLSETPSRLGHNPFLEIPDPNQTTEYKKGYVMRKCCLDPDGRRTSFGKRGWKMFYASLRDMILYLHKDEHGFKKGNLIENSSNAIRIHHSIATRASDYTKKQHVFRLHTSDWAEYLFQTSDSKELQEWMETINYVAASLSAPPLPGGIGSKKKFQRPLMPSSYTKKNLSEQLAHHQEKVTHLEKELHEHRLCPPEKGAKARIIHDYVEKEQFLESELKRFQTYKYLLQSKLSSYKTEVESSLVETIIGEDDETADDCGDRCSPSNATMSVVSGASSSNKNMKPVQRSLSDRFLFISFLSSLGFV
- the LOC106883364 gene encoding PH and SEC7 domain-containing protein isoform X1, which gives rise to MPVKMVDRVSSSPSRIPIPVSCSLHKSSASSNGKLRRPSDVNPKHNDSYVKAMCFENGILDAVAQCTPNATTKKESPKEGTPAESPGKGTGFETFVMTGDMIIKTTAPHKSPKKVDSPKKVPYKQMVYGSNIAEEEEEEEEEEDEDEEICLISAEFNRIAAEKKVNENRVVGAPRHHSFSGPDNPKTVHTPLGRVESAPADNRNDGNMNWPSPPLSMSSPPIASPEEFIPSLRQTPSSSMESWDQFEPHPLDPANHQYYQQQQCTQLFTMKESSKRSLSNSDSEPSPEVVESSDDKSSTMASSSSDNEVKSNIVTSKSAEKIVAASRGSHSLVRTSKSHENYLQSGTDITLVSIDIDDDNLAYSLDTLAYQSSGSSLEKLGDKDGLVPVSRSLQSSPERKSSEKSSDRVFMPGFISLDEPRAIKPKGKETKTKDAASTCSKVDSSVEGATDSNIPSGVCNDGGPLSSLLEPQSPVSSEATDRKIEAPTSNLVASILNSRIGVESAEESVSKEVFIGVDNKPDFITSLRETVEPGNEHSDSDCLYHQPFKSVDRPSAARLAKRLYNLDGFRKSDVSRHLCKKNDFSNLVAEEYLQFFDFTGNTLDVALRTFLKQFSLIGETQERERVLAHFSKRYMTTNPDTYNSEDACHTLTCAIMLLNTDLHGQNVGRKMNCNEFIENLCELNDGDNFPKEDLRQIYAAIKMEPIEWAPDDDLQDNETTVTNDRRQVPLSETPSRLGHNPFLEIPDPNQTTEYKKGYVMRKCCLDPDGRRTSFGKRGWKMFYASLRDMILYLHKDEHGFKKGNLIENSSNAIRIHHSIATRASDYTKKQHVFRLHTSDWAEYLFQTSDSKELQEWMETINYVAASLSAPPLPGGIGSKKKFQRPLMPSSYTKKNLSEQLAHHQEKVTHLEKELHEHRLCPPEKGAKARIIHDYVEKEQFLESELKRFQTYKYLLQSKLSSYKTEVESSLVETIIGEDDETADDCGDRCSPSNATMSVVSGASSSNKNMKPVQRSLSDSTLTHSADYDFEQMTYEIVNTCTMTTHM